GGGGAGATACAAAAAACAGGCTTGCAAAATATTGGGTTATGAATGTCCTCTGGcatgttttcccttttcaatATTAAATAACCTCTGGAGTTCCCCAAATCCTGGTTCTGCTTAACAAAATGGACTTTTGCTCTTTGTAtggatatattaaaaattactttggtaagccatttttttccctatttgcAGAATAGCAAGATGTTGGCAATCTTCTCCCAGTCTTCTGGAGTTTGGGGTCAGTTTGACAATGGAGAGCTGTATTATGGATTTAGGTGTCTGTATTTGCCCATAATGTAGCTTTTGTCTGTGGATTTGTTAAATTGCTGCATAACAGTTTAGGCAGTATTTTTAAGTCCACTAGATTCCTTGGTTTCTGGCATTCAAAGTCTTTGGTTGCAAGTAAGTGTTCAAAATACTTAATGGAAACAGCCCTCCAAATTGAAAGAATCTGAAAACTGGTGAAGTTTGGCAGCTTGTAAAGCTTCTGTAGTAAGTATGAATGGGCAATCTAATGAGTGGGTACATGTTGTAACACCTTATGCTAAAAAGGCAGCATTGTTAAAAGGAATACAAATTTTTTCAGATTGCCATTCCTTGCGTTTTGGATGCTTTTCCAGGAACAATTCCTAGGGATACTTTTGCAAGCGTGGTCTGTTTGTGTAAAAGCAAATAGAGGAATTGCTGGTGGTTCTAGCAGAACAGAAGTATGATCCCAGGAGTTGTCCCTGATCCACATTTAGGCACATGCTTTGATCCAGGTTAAATAATCATAACGTTATTTCTGTAGTGACTTAATTTTTACTGCTCTCTGATGCCATGAGCCTGCACTGTGTAGCTGTAGGTAAGTCTCCATAACTTTCTTGCAGGGTGAACCTATCAGAGTCCTGGTGACCGGAGCTGCCGGGCAGATTGCTTACTCACTGCTCTACAGCATTGCCAAGGGGGATGTCTTTGGCAAAGAACAGGTAACTCTTACACTGAATTATTGCTTGTCTCTGCTGCACAGTAATGAATATGATAATGTCATAACTGCAGTTTCTAAGACTTGTTTTCTTCTAGACACTCAGAATGGTTTACCAATATGCAAGTAATTTATtctttgggtggtaaaaatggAGTCCTGCTCTTGTCATGCAAGCTTTCAGTTGTTGGTTGTGCTgaagtttttcagttttctgtaaatGGGTTTTAAGTCTTGCACAAGATAGTTTCTAGCAGATAGCAAGCAAATTCATTTGCAAAATGGAGTACATGCAACTTGCACtaaaccatttctttctttacagCCGCTTGTTCTTGTGCTGCTGGATATCACCCCCATGATGACTGTATTGGAAGGTGTAGTAATGGAGCTGCAGGACTGTGCTCTACCACTGCTGAGAGGTGcccaaaagaaatttttcttacaCCTGCAAGATGTTCTAGTACAACTATTGAATTTATGAGTTCCTGTAGCTGGCAGGAagttaagcaaaaaaaaatattaatgatccTTTCttggtttttatattttgtgaAAGATAAGTTAATTTAACTTAGGCTGTAAGCTAGGAAGAATGTCATCAAATGAAGTTTGTGTAAAGAGTTGACTATGCAGATTACCTGGGTTTTGGTTTCTATCATCTAATCCTGGGTTGTCAGCATGTGCAACAAATTCAGGTACTTGTGTATTTATTCATTGCATGCTGGTCTAGTGGTAAAATAACAATGAATCTTTAGATATGCTTACATGCCTGTACTAAGCAAAAAAAGTCTAGTCTTTAGACATATCTTCTGCATAAagacacaaactgaaaaatcacTCATCAAGTCATGTAAAAAAGTTCAGTTCTGATAAATCTAAACAGTCAGAAGAGAGACAGTAGATGCTATTGTAATTATTATGgtactttaaaaatctgtagctACCAGCTCTTGTACTTGTACAAATCAAACTTTCTCCAGTTTGAATTGTTAAAGGGAGAGGACAACTTCATTTGTGTTGATACTTGccactaagattttttttttgtaaaagtgAAGAATATAGTCTCTGCATACATGTGTATAACATGTGTATATGCCTATGTATATATGAGACAGGCAAATGAAAGGTATCTGTTGACATAGAtttctcctgtgttttcagAATTTACATCTAAAGCTTTtgataaatatttgtgtataaATACTTGCCAGAAAACAGTTTCTAATCTGTGGAGTTAGGGCCAAATGACTATACTTGTATTTTTTGAAGCAGAAGGTGGTAATCTGTCAGATCAGATTATATACTATTTATGAACCAAAGAATATTCCTGCTAACACTTTGCCATGAATATTTATCTTACTTAGacctttttatttccccatttcCTGTTTTTAGAGGTCATTCCAACAGACAAGGAGGAAGTTGCATTCAAAGACCTTGACATAGCAATTCTGGTTGGCTCCATGCCAAGGAGAGAGGGCATGGAGAGGAAGGATTTACTCAAAGCAAATGTGAAAATTTTCAAGTCTCAGGGTGCAGCCTTGGACAAGTacgccaaaaagactgtcaaGGTAAATATAgcaactgaatttaaaaagttaactCTGAGTTATGTAGAGATCTAAATACATTGTAGAATGTTATTGCGCAAACAGGAGCCTATTCAGCGCTGGCCTTCCTTAAGCCCTAGAAAATACACCACAGTTAAGGTTAAATGAGATATAGTATGTTAAATAGGTAGATGGTTTAATCCTTAATTCATTTTCTGAGAAAGGTAAGTCTTACATTGAATTGCTGTAGTCCATACATACTTTGAACTGGTTACCAGCAATTCTTAaaatctgtgttaaaaaaaaaaaaaaaaagcagtcttctgCTCGTTATCTCTCTTTCTGAGAGAACTGAATTACCTACATGCAGCTGCCTACTTCATATCCATCTGCGGCTTTAACATAATGATCCTTAACTTCAATATCAATGTGAAATTACAGTTGCACAAAGAATCAGCTTTATTTAGGTTGTTTGCTTCATCTTTGGAGCATTGGAAGCTTTTAATTGTTCTCTCTCGGATTCCTTCAGCACAGTTAATGGGATCATGTGGCCGCTCTCCTACTGCTTTTGATCTCAGACCCAGGCTCTGACTGTGCTTTGTAACTGACTTTTTAATGTCTACTTCCTCTGCTGATGAACTTCCTACTGCTTCTAAAGACTTGTTTGCTTCTTTGTACAGTGGAATAAAAACTACCAATATAACTATTGCAAAGTAATGGAAAATTTGCTGGATTCAATTTCAAAAGGGGAAATACAAAGGGAAGTTTACAGATTAACATGTGTGATTAAGAGTATGTGGAGCTTGATGTTAATCATTTGAGGCACATTAGTGGATGAAGgatgaataaaaataagttttccatAGTAATACATTGATCTAAGTtcaggcaatatttttcttctaactgCCTATGAACTTTGAGATAAGTAAGTGTTCTGGCTTTCTTTTATAATAAAGCAATTATATAAAGCAGTGGCAGCCAGTCTAGGGACCGTTTAAAAGGTGATAGTGAATTCACTGTGGGCCAGCCAGTGTGTCTGTATTGTGCTTTCCCTGTATCTATTAGTATGGGGATTTGAAGCCAGGCTTTGTTTCAGTGTGCAGATCTCCCTAGAGGTCTTGTTCTTTTCCATGTTTGAATGTGAAATTATAGAGAAGATGGCTAgttagaaaatacttttctgtacAGTTATAAAAGACTCTGTGACTATGAACAAAACATATACAAAATAATCTTGTTGAAGACAACCAAGAGATTTAGAAAGCTTAACTTTTTGATagtttctttgaaagaaaagtcaCGTATTTCACTTGAGGgagctgttctgcagaaataaCAACTTCATCGTTCCAcatcccccttcccctttttcatttttaggttGTGGTAGTTGGGAATCCAGCAAATACTAACTGCCTGATTGCATCAAAGTCAGCCCCATCAATACCAAAGGAGAACTTCAGCTGTTTAACTCGCTTGGATCACAACAGAGCTAAATCTCAGGTAAAAAGGGCCTGTTCAAGGTAGAATGCTTTCTGTTGTCTCTGCTAAATACAAATACGGCAATACTTTCAAAGAAGCCTGTGAATTGAGAGGCTGAAGTTAATACAATGGACATCTTTAATTTCTGGTTAGATTGCTCTGAAACTTGGTGTGACTGCTAATGATGTGAAGAATGTCATCATCTGGGGGAACCACTCATCCACTCAATATCCAGATGTTAACCATGCAAAGGTAAAcgtgaaaggaaaggaagttgGAGTTTATGAAGCTATAAAAGATGACAGCTGGCTGAAGGGAGACTTTATCCTGGTAAGATCTTGGGGCTTTTTAAAAGGGTCattctctgcttctgctttctcctaACCTCATATGAAATTATGAACTATGTAAATGACTGACTGAGTGAAGTAGCTCTTCCTACCACTAGAACAAGTCATCTTCAGATAGCTTGTCTCTATTagttatttgcttttgaaaatttaagGCATTATTAAACTTGTGTAAATACTACTGGAAAAAAGCCATTTGGAGTGCTAAAATGAATcaacaaaagtaattttgatcATAGCTTAGGTGCAACTCATCTAGCACACAGGCACCATTGACAGTGTGACCTTTGGTGACTTTTTTGGGCAGCTTTGTAGATGAAGTAGGATGATCTTCCACTTGCTGCTCCCCACGcaccaaaaaaaagccccccagccctctctccctgcacatgcatgcacatgcacacacacgcacacgcttTCCAAATCTAAACCTGTGGCCTTgtcagcagcatttctgaaaaggaatCTGAAAAATCTAGTAGACACCTGCAAATGCTTCATGTAGGGTAGTAATAAATAATAAGGTTGGgtagtaaaacaaaataatggtATTAATTGATCAAGAGCACAGGCTACCTAAATGCAGTATAAAGTGAAAAAAGGATTACTAAAGCCCTTGATGAATGTGGCTCCAAGTAGCTGTACTTTGCTTGGTATTGCAGTGTTACTGGCATGCTAATAGCCAGGTACTATATCTTAGCAAAAGCACCTTCAGTTTGGGACTGAAGATGTGTTTTGTCATATGACCATGCTCTGTCCTATCTTGATTTTGATTCCAGTTCATCCTTGTTGCTACAGAATAAATGACTGCATGCTAGCACCCAAAGTTCATGAGCCAGAGTGTAAGAAAGAAACCTGTCCTTTTCCTTGATCCTGCTGTATCTTATGAGGTCAAGGCAGGATACTGGTTTGGTCTTCTAGGTGCATTGTAATGCTGGTCTAAGCTAGAACGCTTTGCCTAAGATAAGGAGATTTCATAATACCAGCTTTCTGCTGGGGTCTGGTTGGCATACAGCCTTACCAAaacttattaaaagaaaaaaaatacagtgttaaGAAGCTATTCTAATTCCAAGAAGTGCAATTCTTAAgtacaaaatttttaaatacaaatttgagTACAGGTTCAGCTATCTTCAGgtgttaaattaattttatgcatTAAATATTGTAGGATTGAGACCAGCAAGTAGTTCATGTTGGtattcagcaaagaaaatttgaaagaaaatctgagaCATCTGTTACTGTTGGCGTACATCAAGTCTCTTGGTGGTAAAAGCTTGAAACATCTGATTGGTATGAAAGAAGTTAGCGGGCTGCTAGCTCTAAAGCAGGTACTGAGAAATGAGCCAGCCTCTGAAATATTCCATTACGTTCTTGTCTTGGCAAAACTCTTCTAGACTCTGTTTCTGGATTGTATGCCATGTTTATTTAGTGACAGAACTGTATCTTGGCTGATGAAATTAAATGATGTTTGTAAGGGGTCTTTCCTTATGGCGTCTATTGACAGCGTTTAGACCAAGCCAAGATTTTGCTGCTTTACAGTTTaggattttttcttaattgcagACTGTTCAGCAACGTGGAGCAGCAGTTATTAAGGCTAGGAAGCTGTCCAGTGCGATGTCAGCTGCCAAAGCTATCTGTGATCATGTGAGGGACATCTGGTTTGGCACTCCAGCGGTAAGATGTTGCTCTTGAGTAAGTGCTTGTTTGCCTTATGCTATGATTACATGCCAGTGTATTTGACCTAAGGTGTGTATGTCTGTTGATGGGGGGAAGAATCTGTCTTTTTCTGGAATAAAGTGTGTCACAGGAGATGCAGTATATTGGAAATTAAGATTGTGCTTGTTTCTAAcagtgaaaaatgtatttgtcccttcctctgctgttttCAGGGGGAATTTGTTTCCATGGGAGTAATTTCTGATGGCAATTCTTATGGTGTTCCTGAAGACTTGTTATATTCATTCCCTGTTGTGATCAAGGTAACTAGACTGTATTTAAATCTTAAGTATCTTCTGCAAGACCTGGTTGAACTATTGTATGAGCTAGTTGACAGCTGTGCTTTCACTATGGGACTGCAGTTGCTGGGACTCAGGGGTTTTAAGTGTCTTTCACAGACAGGACCattatttgctgttttgtaGTAGTTGTCAAATAAGTACTGACAGAAGAGTAGAATCTTGCATGACTAGCTGGTGCTGGTTGTAttctttatctgaaaaaattaacttctgcCTAATGTGTTTTTTAAGGCCATAAACTTTGTTTCTTATGCGGCaaagtttcttttctgcagaCCGGATGAAGTCTGTTCTCATATGGaggggctttttgtttgttttcaaacaggACAAGACCTGGAAGTTTGTTGAGGGTCTTCCTATCAATGATTTTTCTCGTGAGAAGATGGATCTGACTGCTAAGGAGTTAGCTGAAGAGAAGGAGACTGCTGTGGAATTCCTCTCCAGTGCATGACTAGGTGAtaaggaaatacaaaataatttaagagtGGAAGAATCCAAAAGTCGTCTCTAAGTCTGCTACCAAACACAATTACTGTATTCAAGTCAACTGTCTGTGGCAATTGTGCATTTTAAAGTTCATATGCTTTTACTGGTACTGTTGTGCCTATTGAGTTGTTAGCAAAAAGATTATTAAAGAAGTGAAACTAGTTTGTTGACCAAACTTTATCTGTTCAATACTAGTTGCTTTCTGTGTATGATACAGAATAATCGTTTGCCTTGGCTACTAACGCACAATCTGAGTTTTGATTAGAATTTGGCACTATTGGAACGCATCCTAGTCTGTGATCACTTCAGCATCCTGTGGttcaactgaaaatgaaattagaatCCCAATAGTTCTTGTTGAACCAGTAGTTCAGTGACTTAAGTCTATTGCTGGACAGACTCCCTAGTATATACTGTTCACTCTGGTTATGCTTACAGTGTTTGtcaacagaaatattaaaagatgCTTAATCACATAATGGCTAAGAGTAGTCTGTTGCACTTTATTTGCATGTTTTAGTTTTGTATTATAAAATTCTGCTAGTtacatcataaaaaaaaaaaccctgaagaccCGTTTTATAAAACTGAGGGAAACTAGTTTTCAGAAGCTTTATTGATGACTAGCAGTTCCATTTGTCTTTCACAGGCAAAAATTGCTTTATGCTAACATCAGACACAAAAGCCTTAAGGCAGATTTGTACTCCATCACTCTAGTtcaaaagcagcattggtaCTGTAGCTCAATACTAATTGTTTAAGACCAAGTGACATTAATACACTTGCTTGAGAATTTTTCTAGTGCAGCCTACAAACACTTTAACTTCAGGAAGGTTCAAATATATTGTACTGTAATTATTCTTTTGCAAACACACAGGTGAATGTTGCTGTAAATCTTCTCCTAGACTCCTGCTTTGCCCCTGCTCTAGTAACCCACCTTACGTAGACTTAAGGGATTTAGACTAGGTTTGTTGTTCTGGGGACTTCTTAGACGTACTacctgttctgtttgttttctaagcACCTTAAATACTTCCTGCCCTGGTTGCAGAGTGCAAGCTTGTGTACAGTGTCAGTTGTTGTCTGTCCTGTTCCAATGTAAGCATTTCTGTCTTAAACTAAAGTAAAACTTAGGTCTGTCATATCTGGATTCAtcacatttccctttttttgtttttttgtctttaaatgaGGATTCAAGAATTAGAACtgttttcatgaagaaaaaaaacccagcttaaACTGAATTCTGCGCAAACTGAATGGGTTCTTTGAGGATTTATCAActagaatataaaataaatcagcaaaCATCAATAAGCTTATCCTTAAAATAAGTCTGCTTTCAGAACATTGCTGTAGCTATTAAGTACAGTGACAGTAATGCAGCAAAGACTTACTTATACATAAATGgctgaaagggaaaacaagcatttcagaaaattggaatgtctgctgcagcacaggccaGCTGGAGACAGGGCATGGTAAGTGAATTCCTTGAATGTTTATGAAGCAGCTGTTGCAAGAACTTGTGCATTCTTGCAGTCTTAGGAATAGGCAAGAAGTATATATAGTGTATTGTCTCACTGTTTTTCTCATTCCTCTAAACCCCTTGGAGTTTAGCTGTGGAGAAATGATAAGAAAATTTAACACGTCTGTCTTTTCGTGACAGTTTGGGAACTTCTGCAGAAATTAGGGAGGTAAGGAAAGCTGCCAGTGTGATGACTGCCTTCTGGTGTTCCATACAAAGTCAGTAAAATCTCTTTTCAGCATGAACCCAGGGACCAAAGGAATTTATTCCAGTAATTACCATGCTACAGCTTATTTTAAGACAATGTGTTTTACAGTGAATGTTAGAGGAGATAGCTACAGTGCATGCTGTTGCTCAGTTTAAAAAGGCTACAGGCTAAGTAACGGGATGACTACACATCTGTGCCTGAAAACCATAAATAACATAATTCCTGCGGATGTGCAGAATGTTTTGTGCCATACCTACAGAAACATCACAATGTAGGtaagaagctttttaaaaaaataataatctggaAGATCTGgctcttcagggtttttttgatgtttgttttaaagtagcTTTCTCCAGGAGACAACTCACTACTTGTGAAGTGATGCTTTTAACACTTGGTGTATAAGAACAATTGCATAATTAACCTCAGTGCTTGGCAGGCAGTCTCATGATATATTTACCTCCAAGTTAACACTTGAATCTACATTTGGCTCCTCATGTTATGTGTTTTAAGCACGGTCTGTATTTCCTCCAGTGTGAAGCAATTCAACAGGAAACCTCTCATCTGCTCGTTGACTACATTCTTTACTACCCCACTACTTACAAACTCCCAAACTAGCAAGGGGTGGATATTCTTTGTATTCATGTTTCTGAACTGTTTTGCCCTTTGTTCTACTTTCTCCAGGTTTTCTCTATATTTCGGGGAgattccctcctgctgctgttagCCATCTTTTACTGTGGCTTGTGTTACCTTGTACAGCCCACACTGGTTTTGCAGGGTGCTTTGCTCTTCTCTTAGCAGTTGGCATATGAAAATATGcacatgaaagcaaaaaaaagtggCCATCCGCTTTTCCTTCCGTCTTTGACTGTTATAATTTTCTAGTGCAAGAGGAAGCTTGCATTGTTATTCCAAACTTACAGTATTAAGTACTTTGCTCTTCATAGatgaggctgagggagctgggtttcTTCATCCTGGAGGAGGAAGTGCTTAGAGGACATAATCTTGTCAATGCTTAGAGGACATAATCTTGTCCATCAAAGGCTCAGTGGCACATAGTGGAAGGTCAAGAAACAACGGACAGAAGTTGGAACACCAGAAACTGATTTATCACATCTGAGTGATACTTGCTGAGTACATACTTGCTGTGCAGGAAGGAATTTTTCATCCACTTTTTACTTGCTGTTTACTTCCCCAAGAGAACAAAAGTTAGGATTTCCAACAGCAACTCCTGAATGACTACATACAAGcattctttgaaaaatgaagcagGGGGGAAAGTAAGATTTGCATTGTCAGACCCACTTCTGGAAGGTTTCTAGATGGAGCAGCTGAGAATATTAGGGCTCCTGGCTGAGTCTGTGTGTCACCAGAAAGGCTCCCAGGGAAGACTGGAAACTGTTCAGTGTGGCTAGCACGCTTTGTTATGGGGTGCCTGGAAAACGTGGATCCCAAATCCTCCCTTTGTGCTAGTGAAAGCTGTACAAGGCAGGCTGCTAAGCTGACCTCTGTGATTTCTTGACAGCTTTCCATTCCCAGCAAGAATTCTTACgagggagagaagaaacaaagcttttcccaaaatgaacaaaaaattgATTTCAAGTTTGTTTTGCACTGTCCTACAGCAGCTGTTCCCACTATTTTTTACAGTGACTGCAGGTGAAGCTGGAAACTCTAGCTCTTACAAAAGACTCTAAATCAGCATTATCCTGATGTTCACTACAGACATTTGCACCCTGGGCATATCTATAAGGCATCATGTCATATCAAATCAACAGGATTTGAATCTCACTTTGAACAAAGCAAGACAAGATAACTTCTCTGGCAAGTAAAATGGATGTGGTGTGTTTTCAAAGCACCAGAATTCGAAAACAGAGGAAAGTTGTCCTGGAAGAGTTTATTAGgattgtgtctttttttttttttcttctgtttttttttcccacccatTTCCTGTGGTTtgggaacttttttttttaaatttatagaCACATTTGCATTCCAAATAGAAAATACTAGAAGATTACATACATCTTTCACTTCAACTGAGCTGTAGTTAATATAACTATTTGCATCTGAAAATGCTGATATTTTGTGTTCAAATACcaagggattttttaaaaagcattccAACAACTTCGTAAGTGGCAGCGTTGCAGAGGAGTGTGACAAATGCTATTGTATCAGAACAGAGGCTGAACAGTCAGCTGCTTAAAATACTGTAACTGCAGGTAAATAATTTTAGATAGAGATGCAGCCTTCAGCTGAGCCAGAAATAAGCTTTGGTTTTACAAAATCTTTTATCATgcatattaatttattaataaaaatttaattgcacagatgctttctttttccaggtctgCTCACCACAATCATCAAAGGGCTAGCACAGAGGCCTTTGCCTGCTTTCTCTCAAAAAACATAGTTGTCGTACACCCAGGAGTGATTTATTGcttaaatgcattaaaagctCAGCTCAAGCCAACTCATatttgaggctttgagcatttgTCAACTTCTGATGAAATACACTGCATGAACAAGACTGTGGCCACTCGGGACTTAGTCATGTTGGCTTCACACCATAACCACTCCCTTTCTCCTTGTGGCCGAAAGTCCCAAATTCAGGCTATCCTGCTTCCACAGTACCTGCTCCCCCTCTTTACCTTCCATATCACAGCTGAAGAGCAAAGCCAGGACCGAGGAGCTTAACAGAGGGAAGAGTTGGCCATTGCCTTCCTGGTAGATGGCACTAATACATTGTGTGCATCTGTATGCACACGTGCTCCCTATATCAGACCATGATGGAAAAACCTTTCTGGAGTTCAAAGGAGCCACCTGGCTGTCCTTACAAGCCTAGACCTTCGTGGTTATCATTAAACTGCACAGATCAACTGTGCAAGATTTTATTGTAGCAGGCAAGTAATAATACCTGGGATGAAAGTGAGCTTTCATTTGTTATCAGCAGTATTGGAGCCAGGACATACCTGAGCGGGTAATTCCAGCCCAGCAGCTCAGGTTGGCTTCACTGAGCTGCTACCCAGTGGCTGAGTTGTGCATCCTTTAGCATTGgggtgctcagcagcagcaatgcacacacacaccttgGCAAAGGCAAAATACCAAAGTTAAGTCAAAGGctgagaaaatacaaatttcaGTTTGCTGATTTTTGGGCTCcattttttaaaccaaatcaGCATTTGTAAAGCCACAGAGTTGTGCTTTCCAGAGATCCAGTGTACCCTTCTGTTGTGAAATTTTCTCTGATTACATACAAacattcagttttgctttctcatttaCAAGTGTTACTGAACAAACACAGGCAGCTTGAGTCATTTTAAAACGAGACCAGCAATACACCTTGCTGATGTGAccctaataataataataaaagagtATTATATGATTATTTCCTAAGTTAGTGGGAACAGAATCCTTTCAAAGCTCAAGATGGAAGATTTAGGAAGCCACTAATTAACCAGCGTGGGAGTTATTCAGAAGCAATTTGAACCCCTGCTGAAAGTCCACTGATGGAGACAACAGTCTGGCTGAAAACTGGTTTTATAAGAAACTGAATACAGTAGCAGAAGTGCATGGTTTTTGGGAAAAACAACAAGCTGCAAGTTTTTAGTGCCA
This Phalacrocorax aristotelis chromosome 3, bGulAri2.1, whole genome shotgun sequence DNA region includes the following protein-coding sequences:
- the MDH1 gene encoding malate dehydrogenase, cytoplasmic yields the protein MGEPIRVLVTGAAGQIAYSLLYSIAKGDVFGKEQPLVLVLLDITPMMTVLEGVVMELQDCALPLLREVIPTDKEEVAFKDLDIAILVGSMPRREGMERKDLLKANVKIFKSQGAALDKYAKKTVKVVVVGNPANTNCLIASKSAPSIPKENFSCLTRLDHNRAKSQIALKLGVTANDVKNVIIWGNHSSTQYPDVNHAKVNVKGKEVGVYEAIKDDSWLKGDFILTVQQRGAAVIKARKLSSAMSAAKAICDHVRDIWFGTPAGEFVSMGVISDGNSYGVPEDLLYSFPVVIKDKTWKFVEGLPINDFSREKMDLTAKELAEEKETAVEFLSSA